From a region of the Triticum aestivum cultivar Chinese Spring chromosome 7D, IWGSC CS RefSeq v2.1, whole genome shotgun sequence genome:
- the LOC123168841 gene encoding putative receptor protein kinase ZmPK1 translates to MEIHSTSLLLLNLIHLFLRISAREFLSPGSSLSVEDSSDVLHSPDGTFTCGFNNISGSAFVFSIWFSNTAHEKTVVWSANHLHPVYSWGSIVMLYADGGMVVKDYNGQAVWETNVSSSSKAEQVQLLDTGNLIMKGQGDIILWQSFDSPTDTLLPNQNITSATKLVSANRLLVPGRYSFHFDDQHLLTLFYDQTDISFIYWPDPNKNIWEKQRSSFNTTTIGVLDSSGYFLGSDNLTFKATDWGLKVMRRLTLNYDGNLRLYSLNKSDGRWSVTWMAYPRTCSIRGLCGMNGICVYTPRPACACAPGHEIIDQRDRSKGCRPKFNLSCDGQEMFVKLHNTDFRGNDQSSSTSVSFHTCKKICLNNCNCKGFSYWQGSGSCFPKSSLVGGVTSLGLGRSIYLKLPKTQVSESSIPHSQPFGHRYAPNCSAKNKIFTTDFLDQPKSSQSGSHPQYLYLYVFLAAIFCVEVIFVAFGCWFVLRREGKQLTGVWPAEVGYEMITNHFRRYTYKELQRATRKFKDQIGCGASGIVYKGVLKDKRVVAVKRLADINQGEEEFQHELSVIGKIYHMNLVRVWGFCSDGPHRILVLEYVENASLDKTLFSSKAPQILLEWNQRFKVALGVAKGLAYLHHECLEWVIHCDLKPENILLDENLEPKITDFGLAKLLNRGGSNKNVSRVRGTRGYIAPEWVSGHPITAKVDVYSFGVVLLELLKGARVSDWASNANEEVETVLGRVVRMLTENLMLELEGSQQLWVADFIDLRLNSQFDNLQARMMVKLAVSCVEEDGRKRPTMENVVQMLLSVA, encoded by the coding sequence ATGGAAATACACTCTACCTCTCTGCTTCTTCTAAATCTGATTCATCTGTTTTTGCGGATCTCGGCTCGTGAATTCCTCTCGCCAGGCTCCTCTCTCTCCGTAGAGGATAGCTCTGACGTGCTCCATTCACCAGATGGTACTTTCACCTGCGGCTTCAACAATATTTCTGGGAGTGCCTTCGTTTTCTCTATTTGGTTCTCCAACACAGCTCATGAAAAGACTGTCGTCTGGAGTGCAAATCATCTCCACCCCGTGTACTCCTGGGGATCCATAGTCATGCTATATGCGGATGGCGGAATGGTTGTAAAAGATTACAATGGCCAGGCCGTGTGGGAAACCAATGTCAGCTCTTCATCAAAAGCCGAACAAGTCCAGTTGTTGGACACCGGGAACCTCATCATGAAGGGCCAAGGTGATATCATTTTGTGGCAAAGTTTTGATTCTCCTACTGATACATTGCTGCCAAATCAGAACATTACTTCTGCTACAAAATTGGTATCTGCTAATAGGTTACTTGTTCCTGGGCGCTACAGCTTCCATTTTGATGATCAACATTTACTCACACTGTTTTATGATCAGACGGATATCTCTTTTATCTATTGGCCAGATCCTAATAAGAATATCTGGGAAAAGCAAAGAAGCTCGTTTAATACCACCACAATTGGGGTCCTAGATAGCTCAGGTTATTTCCTTGGAAGTGACAATTTAACATTTAAGGCGACTGACTGGGGTCTCAAGGTTATGAGGAGGCTAACATTGAATTATGATGGCAACCTTAGATTATACAGTCTAAATAAGTCAGATGGAAGATGGTCGGTCACATGGATGGCATATCCTCGGACCTGCTCTATACGTGGTCTCTGTGGTATGAATGGAATATGTGTGTATACACCTAGGCCAGCTTGTGCATGTGCCCCTGGACATGAGATCATTGACCAAAGGGACCGGAGCAAAGGTTGCAGGCCAAAATTCAATCTCAGTTGTGATGGgcaggagatgtttgtgaagctaCACAACACTGACTTCCGAGGTAATGATCAAAGTAGCAGTACCTCAGTTTCATTTCATACATGCAAGAAGATATGCTTGAACAACTGCAATTGCAAAGGTTTCTCATACTGGCAAGGAAGTGGAAGTTGCTTTCCGAAGTCGTCCCTTGTTGGTGGTGTAACCAGCCTGGGTTTGGGTCGTTCTATCTATCTCAAGCTTCCTAAGACACAGGTCTCAGAGTCCTCAATTCCTCACTCACAACCTTTTGGTCATAGATATGCTCCTAACTGTAGTGCAAAGAACAAAATTTTCACTACAGATTTTCTGGATCAACCTAAGAGCAGTCAGAGTGGATCACACCCACAGTACTTGTACTTGTATGTATTCTTGGCAGCGATATTTTGTGTAGAGGTAATATTTGTGGCATTCGGATGCTGGTTTGTGTTGAGAAGGGAGGGCAAGCAGTTAACAGGAGTATGGCCAGCTGAGGTTGGCTATGAAATGATAACTAACCATTTCCGCAGATACACTTACAAGGAGTTGCAGAGGGCAACTCGAAAGTTCAAGGACCAGATTGGATGCGGGGCATCTGGTATTGTATACAAGGGGGTCTTGAAAGACAAGAGGGTAGTAGCGGTGAAAAGGTTGGCAGACATAAACCAAGGCGAAGAAGAATTCCAGCATGAATTGAGTGTGATTGGAAAGATTTACCATATGAATCTGGTGAGGGTTTGGGGGTTCTGTTCTGATGGTCCACACAGGATATTGGTCTTAGAGTACGTTGAGAATGCTTCGTTGGATAAAACCCTGTTTAGTAGCAAGGCCCCACAGATCTTACTCGAATGGAACCAAAGATTTAAGGTTGCCCTAGGGGTGGCAAAAGGATTGGCCTATCTTCATCATGAGTGCTTGGAATGGGTTATCCATTGTGACCTGAAGCCTGAGAATATACTGTTGGATGAAAACTTGGAGCCAAAGATCACCGACTTTGGCCTTGCAAAACTTTTGAACAGAGGTGGATCCAATAAAAATGTATCGAGGGTCCGTGGAACTAGAGGTTACATAGCTCCTGAGTGGGTTTCTGGCCATCCAATAACAGCAAAGGTAGATGTCTACAGCTTCGGAGTGGTTCTCCTAGAACTACTCAAGGGGGCTCGTGTTTCAGACTGGGCATCAAATGCCAACGAGGAAGTGGAGACAGTCCTTGGAAGGGTCGTTAGGATGCTTACAGAAAATCTGATGCTGGAGCTGGAGGGCAGCCAACAGTTATGGGTGGCTGACTTCATTGACTTGAGGTTGAACAGCCAGTTCGATAACTTGCAAGCGAGAATGATGGTCAAGCTGGCTGTTTCATGCGTGGAAGAAGATGGTAGAAAAAGGCCCACCATGGAAAATGTTGTGCAGATGCTTCTATCGGTTGCTTGA
- the LOC123167251 gene encoding F-box protein At5g07610 produces the protein MSIVADRPRPREEVRASTRARSCSDFPSRTPAERLTDDILVEILSRVPAKELCRCKCVSKHWLGLIHHPDHRKRLPQTLAGFFYGRITSTTGQRVLELPFRFTSISGDGRSPVGTSFTFLPNHHLPVDLLDSCNGLLLCRCYHVSDGVGAFHYVVCNPATEKWIVLPNSGKDSSQVATTSLGFDPALSPHFHVFELVQQHKYGENKNTDISGVTVYSSETGEWIYKEKRWSRATWFASWHSSATVFLNGLLFFRALDLKLHDCVAAVDTKGEIWMKFSVPGGQVDGFVQRSIFRAPADQFDDLDLAHGFIQRSQGRLHFANFQRDKYGVAIRLVVHVLENYQDKQWILKHSIETSNIFGWTDLWLDADFDFIAIHPECNLLFFAVGGITFMCYNMDNRQVKVISHLADVKPLFLPYAPLYTESQSLQI, from the exons ATGTCCATCGTGGCGGACCGCCCTCGCCCGCGGGAGGAAGTCCGCGCGTCGACTCGCGCCCG ATCTTGCTCCGATTTCCCCAGCCGGACGCCGGCCGAGAGGCTGACGGACGACATCCTCGTGGAGATCCTCTCGCGCGTCCCCGCCAAGGAGCTGTGCCGCTGCAAGTGCGTCTCGAAGCACTGGCTCGGGCTCATCCACCACCCCGACCACCGCAAACGGCTCCCCCAAACCCTGGCCGGCTTCTTCTACGGCCGCATTACCAGTACCACCGGGCAGCGGGTTCTGGAGCTGCCCTTCCGCTTCACTAGCATATCGGGGGACGGCCGCTCTCCGGTCGGCACCTCCTTCACCTTCCTGCCCAACCACCACCTGCCCGTCGATCTGCTGGACTCCTGCAACGGCCTCCTCCTCTGCCGATGTTACCACGTTTCCGATGGGGTTGGTGCATTCCATTATGTCGTGTGCAATCCCGCCACCGAGAAGTGGATCGTGTTGCCCAACTCCGGCAAGGACAGCAGCCAGGTGGCCACCACATCTTTGGGCTTCGACCCGGCCCTGTCGCCGCATTTTCATGTGTTTGAGTTGGTACAGCAGCACAAGTATGGCGAGAATAAGAATACCGACATTTCCGGAGTGACAGTGTATTCGTCTGAAACCGGAGAATGGATTTATAAGGAGAAGAGATGGAGCAGAGCTACTTGGTTTGCTAGTTGGCACTCCTCCGCAACAGTTTTTCTCAATGGCCTTCTGTTTTTTCGTGCCCTTGACCTTAAATTACATGATTGTGTAGCCGCGGTTGACACAAAGGGAGAAATATGGATGAAATTCAGTGTCCCTGGTGGTCAGGTTGATGGTTTTGTTCAGCGGTCGATATTCAGGGCCCCTGCTGATCAGTTTGATGATTTGGATCTGGCTCATGGTTTTATTCAGCGGTCGCAGGGCCGCTTGCATTTTGCCAACTTTCAGAGGGATAAATATGGTGTTGCCATTCGATTAGTAGTTCATGTTCTGGAGAACTATCAAGACAAACAATGGATATTGAAGCATAGCATTGAAACTTCAAACATATTTGGATGGACAGATTTATGGCTTGATGCGGATTTTGATTTTATTGCGATTCATCCGGAATGCAACTTGCTGTTCTTCGCTGTGGGGGGTATCACATTCATGTGCTATAATATGGATAATCGGCAAGTCAAAGTGATCTCTCATCTTGCAGATGTCAAGCCGCTATTTCTGCCTTATGCACCGTTGTACACAGAATCACAATCATTGCAGATTTGA